From Woronichinia naegeliana WA131, the proteins below share one genomic window:
- a CDS encoding IS630 family transposase, whose product MTEIIIKEPEEFGYEFGRWTVARLSTHMEKETGILLGNTQLRNMLKKKRFVYIWAKYSLEDKQDEQKREEFRKKVEEYKKLLKEKPESIQIWFWDESGFSLRVIRRKHWTKKGKRKKVRGDRRKGRVNVMGGIRYTDKKRWVDLIPSGNSQNFKSVLLIFYKDIQREWIEQGNKKEDFEKNGPKIVIILDVISHSNKWGLILIKPQKY is encoded by the coding sequence TTGACGGAGATAATAATCAAAGAGCCTGAAGAGTTTGGATATGAATTTGGACGTTGGACAGTAGCAAGACTATCAACTCATATGGAAAAAGAAACGGGTATATTGTTAGGAAATACACAACTTAGAAATATGCTTAAAAAAAAGCGATTTGTCTACATCTGGGCAAAATATAGTCTAGAAGATAAACAAGATGAGCAAAAAAGAGAGGAATTTAGAAAGAAAGTTGAAGAGTACAAGAAGCTTTTGAAAGAAAAGCCAGAATCAATCCAGATATGGTTTTGGGATGAAAGTGGCTTCAGCTTAAGAGTAATACGGAGAAAACATTGGACAAAAAAAGGAAAGCGTAAAAAAGTGAGGGGAGATAGAAGAAAAGGAAGAGTCAATGTAATGGGTGGTATTAGATATACTGACAAAAAACGGTGGGTTGATTTGATTCCCAGTGGTAACTCTCAAAACTTTAAGAGTGTATTATTGATATTTTACAAAGATATACAAAGAGAATGGATAGAGCAAGGAAATAAAAAAGAAGACTTTGAAAAGAATGGTCCGAAGATTGTGATTATTTTAGACGTAATTAGTCACAGCAATAAGTGGGGCTTAATTCTCATTAAGCCCCAAAAATACTAG